The proteins below come from a single Parazoarcus communis genomic window:
- a CDS encoding DUF3486 family protein produces the protein MARKSSIQQLDPRLRSAVDELIREGRYTLDDIVAHLAKLNGGEAPVSRSALGRYAQRAEEQMRRYKEAQEVAKVWVNKFENEPDGDVARLLPEMLRSVAFQTLGSIGDREEGADSQEVMFLAKAMKDLASADVLTTQRILKIREETAKKAAVEAVKTAKAQGLSDDAAELIRQKILGVV, from the coding sequence GTGGCCCGCAAGAGCAGCATCCAGCAGCTCGACCCGCGCCTGCGCAGTGCCGTGGATGAGCTGATCCGCGAGGGCCGCTACACGCTCGACGATATCGTGGCCCACCTCGCCAAGCTCAACGGCGGCGAGGCCCCGGTCAGCCGTTCGGCCCTGGGGCGCTACGCCCAGCGCGCCGAAGAGCAGATGCGCCGCTACAAGGAAGCGCAGGAAGTCGCCAAGGTCTGGGTGAACAAGTTCGAGAACGAACCCGACGGCGACGTGGCACGCCTGCTGCCCGAGATGCTGCGTTCCGTGGCCTTCCAGACCTTGGGCAGCATCGGCGACCGTGAAGAAGGCGCCGACTCGCAAGAGGTGATGTTCCTGGCGAAGGCGATGAAGGACTTGGCCAGCGCCGACGTGCTCACCACCCAGCGCATTCTGAAGATCCGCGAAGAGACCGCGAAGAAGGCCGCAGTGGAGGCGGTGAAGACCGCCAAGGCTCAGGGGCTGAGCGACGACGCCGCCGAGCTGATCCGGCAGAAGATTCTGGGGGTGGTATGA
- a CDS encoding N-acetylmuramoyl-L-alanine amidase, giving the protein MATTRRIDTLVIHCAATPNGRWTSVLDIDHWHREAGFRRTLASPEQKAWNPGLPHIGYHWVIYTNGGLATGRHVSEVGAHARGLNATSLGLCLIGTDRFSLVQWSQLRQQVEHLCKTYRIPTELATPETYWRGVCGHRDTGAKKLCPGFSVSDWLAGGMQPLAGHILEQSK; this is encoded by the coding sequence ATGGCTACGACGCGACGAATCGACACCCTTGTAATCCACTGCGCGGCCACCCCCAACGGGCGGTGGACCAGCGTGCTGGATATCGACCACTGGCACCGCGAGGCGGGGTTCCGCCGCACGCTCGCATCCCCTGAACAAAAGGCCTGGAACCCGGGCCTTCCCCATATCGGCTATCACTGGGTGATCTACACCAACGGCGGGCTGGCCACGGGCCGGCACGTGTCGGAGGTGGGCGCGCATGCTCGCGGGCTCAATGCCACCAGCCTTGGTCTGTGCCTGATCGGCACAGACAGGTTCAGCCTGGTGCAGTGGAGCCAGCTGCGGCAGCAGGTCGAGCATCTGTGCAAGACGTACCGCATCCCGACTGAGCTCGCCACCCCCGAGACGTACTGGCGCGGGGTGTGCGGCCATCGCGACACCGGCGCAAAAAAGCTGTGCCCCGGCTTCTCCGTTTCCGACTGGCTGGCGGGGGGCATGCAGCCGCTCGCAGGTCACATCCTGGAGCAATCGAAATGA
- a CDS encoding DUF2730 family protein encodes MDPKELQTWLSIINTVVIWAVAIYTWQANRNRVTNERISSLQGSLNARIESIGTDMDRRLDTHADRLSRVEKDLEHAPTHEDLKRLHARIDDLAGGIRGLEGEFKGANHTLQLIHGYLLQGKQ; translated from the coding sequence ATGGACCCGAAAGAACTGCAGACCTGGCTGAGCATCATCAACACCGTCGTCATCTGGGCGGTGGCCATTTACACGTGGCAGGCCAACCGCAACCGCGTAACCAACGAGCGCATCAGCAGCCTGCAGGGCTCGCTCAATGCGCGCATCGAATCCATCGGAACCGACATGGACCGCCGTCTCGACACGCATGCCGACCGACTCTCTCGGGTCGAGAAAGACCTCGAGCATGCCCCGACGCATGAAGACCTCAAGCGCCTGCACGCCCGGATCGACGACCTTGCCGGCGGCATTCGCGGGCTCGAGGGCGAGTTCAAGGGGGCCAACCACACGCTGCAACTGATCCACGGCTACTTGCTCCAGGGGAAACAATGA
- a CDS encoding phage minor head protein, giving the protein MTPTEAILAALKGRTRLINGTTDELKALLAEANKQVMAILASAPSDYQQWLLPQLRAEIGRVMEALGTEAAAVVDGGQVAAWRGGSAMVDSSLAASGISAALPQLDVVQLGAMRSFLTEKISGISTEAANRINTQLGLVTMGAQTPFDAIKAVTTTLNEATYKRATTIVHTELNRAFSTANQLRMEQSAEAVPGLKKRWVQSGKREPRPEHVAIHGQEQPVDKPFLLEGGAVKLMYPGDPTGPARHTINCGCVSVPVVPKDNPYGLKRTTKDPADAEKARARAALKAAQSKG; this is encoded by the coding sequence ATGACGCCGACCGAAGCCATCCTCGCCGCGCTCAAGGGCCGCACCCGGCTGATCAACGGCACCACGGACGAGCTGAAGGCGCTGCTCGCCGAGGCCAACAAGCAGGTGATGGCGATCCTCGCCAGCGCCCCGAGCGACTACCAGCAGTGGCTGCTGCCGCAACTGCGCGCCGAGATCGGGCGCGTGATGGAGGCGCTCGGTACCGAAGCCGCCGCCGTGGTCGATGGCGGACAGGTGGCAGCATGGCGCGGGGGCTCGGCAATGGTTGATAGCTCGCTCGCGGCCAGCGGCATCAGCGCTGCGCTGCCGCAGCTGGACGTGGTGCAGCTGGGCGCCATGCGGTCCTTCCTCACCGAGAAGATCAGCGGCATCAGCACCGAGGCGGCCAACCGCATCAACACGCAGCTGGGGCTCGTTACCATGGGCGCACAAACGCCGTTCGACGCCATCAAGGCCGTGACCACCACGCTGAACGAGGCCACCTACAAGCGCGCCACCACCATTGTGCACACCGAGCTGAACCGGGCCTTCTCCACCGCAAACCAGCTGCGCATGGAGCAAAGCGCAGAGGCCGTCCCCGGGCTGAAGAAACGCTGGGTACAATCTGGAAAGCGGGAGCCGCGGCCCGAGCATGTTGCAATACATGGGCAGGAGCAGCCGGTCGATAAGCCCTTCCTGCTCGAGGGCGGTGCCGTCAAGCTCATGTACCCCGGCGACCCGACCGGCCCGGCACGCCACACGATCAACTGCGGCTGTGTGTCGGTGCCAGTGGTGCCCAAGGACAACCCTTACGGTCTCAAGCGCACCACCAAAGACCCCGCAGACGCCGAAAAGGCGCGCGCCCGCGCGGCCCTCAAAGCCGCGCAGTCAAAGGGCTGA
- a CDS encoding SGNH/GDSL hydrolase family protein, whose protein sequence is MTVRRTAAERATAAVGTVINGTPLYVKTNELTGVSVSAGATPIGLPGSPVKTLRRINIPCGEFATHTVAQAAHRTYRAATAFKSRPRRVRLWFANADSATAAITSCAISPSTNGALTANLWSSSSSSWISGGAVSIPARIAVGRPSMAASAWMQIDAVESVTAPGTWPVLAEAWVDTTSGPANVTIGFYDMGWAESDPLDGGTYYAHRWQDGDKFTVPSSFSDTTIRGAGAIIGMEAECDEGSTVVLVNGDSIRAGAGTTRAGETDAMIAVRNMNLAGYSVSYIALGWGGLNTSTYSARLIENVATLKPDVVVYTVGSPNDGTPAATVLRIERFNMHAAISASRAAGAAVILSAQAPNTSYSWNASADDLRKALNAGAAAMASPSALRWYAHAVAGLGDGATPERYAPTYTTDNNHPNQAGYEYASINMQTVLTGVIKSIGHAV, encoded by the coding sequence ATGACCGTCCGCCGAACTGCCGCCGAGCGTGCCACCGCTGCTGTCGGCACCGTGATTAACGGCACGCCGCTGTATGTAAAAACTAACGAACTCACCGGGGTGAGTGTATCTGCTGGTGCTACACCGATTGGCCTGCCGGGGAGTCCTGTAAAAACACTGCGACGGATAAATATCCCGTGTGGCGAATTCGCAACGCACACGGTCGCGCAGGCGGCGCATCGTACATACCGCGCAGCGACGGCTTTCAAGAGCCGCCCGCGGCGCGTTCGGCTGTGGTTCGCAAATGCTGACTCAGCGACGGCTGCAATTACATCTTGCGCAATATCTCCGTCGACAAACGGCGCGCTCACAGCAAACTTGTGGTCGTCGTCATCATCGTCATGGATCAGCGGCGGCGCAGTATCTATTCCGGCGCGCATCGCGGTAGGTCGTCCGTCAATGGCCGCGTCTGCTTGGATGCAGATTGATGCAGTGGAGTCTGTGACAGCGCCAGGTACGTGGCCGGTGCTTGCCGAAGCGTGGGTCGATACGACCAGCGGGCCGGCGAATGTCACTATCGGTTTTTATGACATGGGGTGGGCTGAGTCTGACCCGCTTGACGGGGGCACGTACTACGCACACCGCTGGCAGGATGGCGATAAATTTACGGTGCCGTCCTCGTTTTCTGATACCACCATCCGGGGTGCTGGCGCGATTATTGGGATGGAGGCTGAGTGCGACGAAGGATCGACGGTCGTGCTCGTTAATGGCGACTCGATTCGCGCTGGAGCCGGCACTACACGCGCCGGAGAGACTGATGCAATGATTGCTGTTCGGAACATGAACCTCGCGGGATACAGCGTCAGCTACATTGCACTAGGATGGGGCGGTCTAAACACGTCGACGTACTCCGCTCGGCTGATCGAGAACGTCGCAACGCTCAAGCCTGATGTCGTTGTATACACAGTCGGATCTCCGAACGACGGCACGCCGGCTGCAACCGTGCTGCGCATTGAGCGATTCAACATGCACGCTGCGATTAGCGCGTCTCGTGCTGCTGGCGCAGCAGTAATCCTGTCCGCACAGGCTCCGAATACGTCATATTCGTGGAATGCTAGCGCAGACGACCTGCGGAAAGCGCTTAATGCTGGCGCGGCTGCAATGGCGTCCCCATCTGCGCTGCGCTGGTATGCGCATGCTGTTGCCGGCCTTGGTGACGGGGCTACACCGGAGCGATACGCGCCTACTTACACGACTGACAACAATCACCCGAATCAGGCCGGCTACGAGTATGCCTCGATCAATATGCAAACGGTGCTGACCGGCGTTATCAAATCAATCGGCCATGCGGTTTAA
- a CDS encoding DUF4124 domain-containing protein: MFFMSLAVTIPVHAQVYKCQEGGKTVFADRPCSPDSKVIDVRPARGEFDPKAAAELERQRVQRIRIQAATQATRDKAEERRERARAAPPARDYCDELRERHADAKRWEKEFRHPDNIKREKQKAKDASERSFFECPPSKRVSVFDE; this comes from the coding sequence GTGTTTTTCATGTCTCTCGCGGTGACCATCCCCGTACACGCACAAGTCTATAAGTGTCAGGAAGGCGGCAAGACCGTGTTCGCAGATCGCCCTTGTAGCCCGGACTCGAAGGTGATCGATGTACGACCCGCTCGCGGAGAGTTCGACCCCAAGGCCGCAGCCGAACTGGAGCGCCAGCGCGTGCAACGCATACGCATTCAAGCCGCCACCCAAGCCACCCGTGACAAAGCCGAGGAGCGCCGCGAGCGGGCCCGCGCCGCACCGCCGGCCCGCGACTACTGCGACGAGCTGCGCGAACGGCATGCAGACGCAAAGCGATGGGAGAAGGAGTTTCGCCATCCCGATAACATCAAGCGCGAGAAGCAGAAAGCGAAAGACGCATCCGAGCGCAGCTTCTTCGAGTGCCCGCCATCAAAACGGGTTTCCGTGTTCGACGAGTGA
- a CDS encoding HK97 gp10 family phage protein: protein MQTIGPDMTDVAKLALAIRQAPEIVADELRRFVTTATLHLQAEVQDRTPTTHGTLRTSIIGNVRPIDGIGFEGVVGTSLSYAVPVELGTKPHMPPIEPLAQWARQKLGATGKEAYRAAWGIARKIARVGITGHFMFANAWDANQAQITAGFSECVSRIERRIAGGAA from the coding sequence GTGCAGACCATTGGCCCGGACATGACCGATGTTGCAAAGCTGGCGCTTGCAATTCGCCAAGCGCCCGAGATTGTGGCCGACGAGCTGCGCCGCTTTGTGACCACGGCAACGCTGCACTTGCAGGCCGAGGTGCAGGACCGCACACCAACAACGCACGGCACGCTGCGCACCAGCATCATCGGCAACGTGCGACCGATTGACGGCATCGGGTTCGAGGGCGTGGTGGGCACATCGCTCTCATACGCCGTGCCGGTTGAGCTGGGCACCAAGCCCCACATGCCGCCGATTGAGCCGCTGGCACAGTGGGCCCGGCAGAAGCTGGGCGCCACCGGCAAAGAGGCCTACCGCGCGGCATGGGGCATTGCCCGCAAGATCGCCCGTGTGGGCATCACCGGGCACTTCATGTTCGCGAATGCCTGGGACGCCAACCAGGCACAGATCACGGCCGGTTTCAGCGAGTGCGTGAGCCGCATTGAGCGCCGCATTGCAGGAGGTGCAGCCTGA
- a CDS encoding AMP-dependent synthetase/ligase, whose product MSDTHGQTGLDTFPRLLMQHAKLRPNRPAMREKAYGIWQTYTWAQVAESVRAIACGLAELGFKRGDRLAIIGDNRPRLYWSVAACQCLGGIPVMLYQDAVAQEMAYVLQDAEIRFAVVEDQEQVDKMLEIQPEVPLLERVIYDDARGMRHYTQTLLMGLDELQEMGRIHDRNQSDFLDGEVAKGASDDISIMLYTSGTTGKPKGVCQTHGAFIAAARGGVQFDKLTDQEDILSYLPMAWVGDHLFSFAQAMLAGFTINCPESGETVMTDLREIGPTYYFAPPRVFENLLTQVMIRMEDAGAFKRKIFHHFMEVSRRCGADILDGKQVSAGDRFQYWLGNLMVYGPLKNVLGFSRIRVAYTAGAAIGPDLFRFYRSIGVNLKQLYGQTETCAYVCLQPDGEIKLDSVGKPAPFVEVKLADNGEILVKGPMLLKTYYKRPDATAESINADGYFMTGDAGFFDEDGHLKIIDRAKDVGKLNDGSMFAPNYVENKLKFFQHIKEAVTFGNGRDFVTAFINIDLEAVGNWAERKGMGYSGYTDLASQDAVYELIREGIEAVNADLAADPKMSGSQIKRFLILHKELDADDGELTRTRKVRRNFVAERYQVLVDGLYAGKKSQYIETQVKYEDGRTGKVSADLRIEEVKTFTPQAAKQAA is encoded by the coding sequence ATGTCCGATACTCACGGGCAGACGGGGCTCGACACGTTTCCACGGCTGCTGATGCAGCACGCAAAGCTCAGGCCGAACCGGCCGGCGATGCGGGAAAAGGCGTATGGCATCTGGCAAACCTACACCTGGGCGCAAGTGGCAGAGAGTGTCAGGGCGATTGCCTGCGGTCTCGCCGAGCTCGGTTTCAAGCGTGGCGACCGTCTTGCCATCATCGGCGACAACCGTCCGCGTCTGTACTGGTCGGTCGCAGCCTGCCAGTGCCTCGGCGGTATTCCCGTGATGCTTTACCAGGATGCGGTGGCACAGGAAATGGCCTACGTGCTCCAGGATGCCGAGATCCGCTTCGCGGTGGTCGAGGATCAGGAGCAGGTCGACAAAATGCTCGAGATCCAGCCCGAGGTGCCGCTGCTCGAGCGCGTGATCTACGACGATGCGCGCGGCATGCGTCACTACACCCAGACCCTGCTGATGGGGCTGGACGAGTTGCAGGAGATGGGTCGCATCCACGACCGCAACCAGAGCGACTTCCTCGATGGCGAAGTGGCCAAGGGGGCGTCGGACGACATCTCCATCATGCTCTACACCTCCGGGACCACCGGCAAGCCCAAGGGCGTGTGTCAGACCCACGGCGCCTTCATTGCTGCCGCCCGTGGCGGTGTGCAGTTCGACAAGCTGACCGATCAGGAAGACATCCTGTCCTACCTGCCGATGGCGTGGGTGGGTGATCACCTGTTCTCGTTTGCCCAGGCCATGCTGGCCGGTTTCACCATCAACTGCCCGGAATCGGGCGAAACGGTGATGACCGACTTGCGCGAGATCGGGCCCACTTACTACTTTGCCCCGCCGCGCGTGTTCGAGAACCTGCTCACCCAGGTCATGATCCGGATGGAGGATGCGGGCGCTTTCAAGCGCAAGATCTTCCATCACTTCATGGAAGTCTCCCGCCGCTGCGGTGCGGACATCCTCGACGGCAAGCAGGTCTCCGCGGGCGACCGCTTCCAGTACTGGCTCGGCAATCTGATGGTGTACGGTCCGTTGAAGAACGTGCTCGGCTTCAGCCGCATCCGCGTGGCCTACACCGCAGGTGCAGCCATCGGCCCCGACCTTTTCCGCTTCTATCGTTCGATCGGTGTGAACCTGAAGCAGCTCTACGGCCAGACCGAAACCTGCGCCTATGTCTGTCTGCAGCCCGACGGCGAGATCAAGCTCGACTCCGTCGGCAAGCCGGCACCCTTCGTCGAGGTGAAGCTCGCCGACAACGGCGAGATTCTGGTCAAGGGGCCGATGCTGCTCAAGACCTATTACAAGCGCCCTGATGCCACGGCCGAGTCGATCAATGCCGATGGCTACTTCATGACCGGCGATGCAGGTTTCTTCGATGAAGACGGCCATCTGAAGATCATCGATCGCGCCAAGGACGTGGGCAAGCTCAACGACGGTTCGATGTTTGCCCCGAACTACGTCGAGAACAAGCTCAAGTTCTTCCAGCACATCAAGGAAGCCGTCACCTTCGGCAACGGTCGCGATTTCGTCACCGCCTTCATCAACATCGACCTCGAAGCCGTCGGCAACTGGGCCGAAAGAAAAGGCATGGGCTATTCCGGCTACACCGATCTGGCCTCTCAGGACGCGGTGTACGAGCTGATCAGGGAGGGCATTGAGGCAGTGAATGCCGACCTCGCGGCCGATCCCAAGATGAGCGGCTCGCAGATCAAGCGTTTCCTCATTCTGCACAAGGAGCTCGATGCCGACGACGGCGAGCTGACGCGTACGCGCAAGGTACGCCGCAACTTCGTGGCGGAGCGCTATCAGGTGCTGGTCGATGGCCTCTATGCCGGCAAGAAGTCGCAGTACATCGAGACCCAGGTGAAGTACGAAGACGGTCGCACCGGCAAGGTCAGTGCCGACCTGCGCATCGAGGAGGTGAAAACCTTCACGCCGCAGGCCGCGAAGCAGGCCGCTTGA
- a CDS encoding Lar family restriction alleviation protein — MIPDLIPCPFCGGQAAINNLDWLFGRRRVVCACTECRAQGQDIEYRPGQDDGAKAEAEYAAACAWNTRAPVAA; from the coding sequence ATGATCCCGGATCTGATCCCCTGCCCGTTCTGTGGCGGGCAAGCAGCAATCAACAACCTCGACTGGCTGTTCGGCCGTCGCCGCGTGGTGTGCGCCTGCACCGAGTGCCGCGCCCAGGGGCAGGACATCGAGTACCGACCAGGGCAGGACGATGGCGCGAAGGCCGAGGCCGAGTACGCTGCCGCCTGTGCCTGGAACACCCGCGCCCCGGTGGCCGCATGA
- a CDS encoding branched-chain amino acid ABC transporter permease yields the protein MLYREAGQFKASYKEDQQILPIRQDRVGMMVILAIFFLAVPMFANEYWLQAILIPVLIFSLAAIGLNILTGYAGQLSLGSAAFMAVGAFGAYNFMLRIDGMPFIVALILGGLCAALVGVAFGLPSLRIKGFYLAVATLAAQFFIVWALVKFSWFSNYSSSGVISAQEVNILGVAFNTPILKYLLTLAIVVVLALLAKNLVRSATGRRWMAVRDMDVAAEVIGIRPMRAKLSAFAVSSFYCGVAGALYAYTYLGTVEPEGFNLDLSFKILFMIIIGGVGSILGSFLGAAFIVLLPIFLNVFMHSVFAGSLPAGLGSNLELIVFGGLIIFFLIVEPHGLARLWTLAKDKLRLWPFPH from the coding sequence ATGCTTTATCGTGAAGCCGGCCAATTCAAGGCCAGTTACAAGGAGGATCAGCAGATCCTGCCGATCCGCCAGGACAGGGTCGGCATGATGGTGATCCTCGCCATCTTCTTCCTTGCAGTGCCGATGTTTGCCAATGAGTACTGGTTGCAGGCAATCCTGATTCCGGTGCTGATCTTCTCGCTCGCCGCGATCGGTCTCAACATCCTCACCGGCTATGCAGGACAGCTGTCGCTGGGCTCTGCCGCGTTCATGGCGGTTGGTGCGTTCGGTGCCTACAACTTCATGCTGCGCATCGATGGCATGCCCTTCATCGTGGCGCTGATCCTTGGCGGTCTGTGTGCGGCACTGGTCGGTGTCGCGTTTGGCCTGCCCAGTCTGCGCATCAAGGGCTTCTATCTGGCGGTGGCGACGCTTGCGGCTCAGTTCTTCATTGTCTGGGCGCTGGTGAAGTTCTCGTGGTTCTCCAACTACTCGTCCTCGGGCGTCATCTCCGCACAGGAAGTGAATATCCTCGGCGTCGCCTTCAATACACCGATCCTGAAGTATCTGCTGACGCTTGCCATCGTCGTCGTGCTGGCGCTGCTGGCCAAGAATCTGGTGAGGTCTGCGACAGGTCGGCGCTGGATGGCGGTGCGCGACATGGACGTGGCAGCCGAGGTGATCGGCATCCGCCCGATGCGCGCCAAGCTCAGTGCCTTTGCGGTGTCGTCGTTCTACTGCGGTGTGGCCGGCGCACTCTACGCCTACACTTATCTGGGGACGGTGGAGCCTGAAGGTTTTAACCTCGACCTGTCGTTCAAGATCCTGTTCATGATCATCATCGGTGGCGTGGGCTCGATTCTGGGTTCCTTCCTGGGCGCCGCATTCATCGTGCTGCTGCCGATCTTCCTCAACGTTTTCATGCACTCGGTTTTTGCGGGAAGCCTGCCGGCCGGCCTCGGCTCGAACCTCGAGCTGATCGTTTTCGGCGGACTGATCATCTTCTTCCTGATCGTCGAGCCGCACGGCCTGGCGCGTTTGTGGACCCTGGCCAAGGACAAGTTGCGCCTGTGGCCATTCCCGCACTGA
- a CDS encoding branched-chain amino acid ABC transporter permease — MGFFFEVLIGGLLSGVLYALVALGFVLIYKASGVFNFAQGAMVFFAALTFVGFQELLPGWTGLEEGSAVVFWLAFILALASMILLGILTEKVVLRPLVNQPHITLFMATIGLTFLVEGIAQAIWGANVRALDLGITDEPIEWILDSADMIVSKFDVFAAALAGILVAALALFFQYTKVGRALRAVADDHQAALSIGIPLQHIWAIVWGVAGFVALVAGLIWGARSGVQFALTFTALKALPVLILGGFTSVPGAIVGGLIIGASEKLAEVYIGPFVGGGIEGWFPYMLALFFLLVRPEGLFGEKHIDRV; from the coding sequence ATGGGTTTCTTTTTCGAAGTGCTGATCGGCGGACTGCTCTCGGGGGTGCTCTACGCCCTCGTTGCCCTCGGCTTCGTGCTGATCTACAAGGCCTCGGGCGTGTTCAACTTTGCCCAGGGGGCGATGGTGTTCTTTGCCGCGCTTACCTTTGTCGGCTTTCAGGAGTTGCTGCCCGGCTGGACCGGACTGGAAGAGGGCAGCGCGGTGGTGTTCTGGCTCGCCTTCATCCTTGCGCTGGCCTCGATGATCCTGCTCGGCATCCTGACCGAAAAAGTGGTGCTGCGGCCGCTGGTAAACCAGCCACACATCACCCTGTTCATGGCCACCATCGGCCTCACCTTTCTCGTCGAGGGCATCGCCCAGGCGATCTGGGGAGCCAACGTACGTGCCCTGGACCTCGGCATCACCGACGAGCCGATTGAATGGATTCTCGACAGCGCGGACATGATCGTGTCCAAGTTCGACGTCTTCGCGGCAGCTCTGGCGGGCATCCTGGTGGCGGCACTGGCACTGTTCTTCCAATACACCAAGGTCGGACGCGCCCTGCGTGCCGTGGCCGATGATCACCAGGCCGCCTTGTCGATCGGTATTCCGCTGCAGCACATCTGGGCAATCGTCTGGGGTGTGGCGGGCTTTGTTGCCCTGGTCGCAGGCCTGATCTGGGGCGCTCGCAGCGGGGTTCAGTTTGCACTCACCTTCACCGCGCTCAAGGCCTTGCCGGTGCTGATCCTCGGCGGTTTCACGTCGGTGCCGGGGGCGATCGTCGGCGGTCTGATCATCGGCGCGTCGGAGAAGCTGGCCGAAGTCTATATCGGCCCCTTCGTAGGCGGCGGTATCGAGGGCTGGTTCCCTTACATGCTTGCGCTGTTCTTCCTGCTGGTGCGGCCGGAAGGTCTGTTCGGCGAGAAGCACATCGACAGGGTCTGA
- a CDS encoding DNA-binding protein, with protein sequence MKLRTADEARAALQAKGISITQWAIANKFSPNLVFEVLGGRKKCVRGQAHEIAIKLGMKDGEICTDPARALVIPTRQRAAA encoded by the coding sequence ATGAAACTTCGTACCGCTGATGAAGCCCGCGCAGCCCTTCAGGCGAAGGGCATCTCCATCACCCAGTGGGCGATCGCCAACAAGTTTTCGCCCAACCTCGTATTTGAGGTTCTCGGTGGCCGCAAGAAGTGTGTGCGCGGCCAGGCCCATGAAATCGCCATCAAGCTCGGGATGAAGGACGGAGAGATCTGTACCGACCCCGCCCGCGCCCTAGTTATACCCACCCGCCAACGCGCAGCCGCCTGA
- a CDS encoding ABC transporter ATP-binding protein, with the protein MMMNDMAQDATTGDGRRIGEVILDLQHISLSFGGVNALTDISFDVREHEIRSIIGPNGAGKSSMLNVMNGVYHPQKGNILFRGEPRQKMDPHTAAAQGIARTFQNIALFKGMSVLDNIMTGRNLKMKCNLLEHALFWGRAQREEIEHRRKVEEVIDFLEIQSIRKTPVGRLPYGLQKRVELGRALAAEPTLLLLDEPMAGMNVEEKQDMCRFILDVNDQFGTTIVLIEHDMGVVMDISDRVVVLDYGKKIGDGPPDEVKNNADVIAAYLGTSH; encoded by the coding sequence ATGATGATGAATGACATGGCGCAGGACGCTACGACTGGGGACGGTCGCCGGATCGGAGAAGTGATTCTCGATCTGCAGCACATCTCGCTGAGCTTCGGCGGGGTGAACGCGCTGACCGATATCAGTTTCGATGTGAGAGAGCACGAGATCCGCTCGATCATCGGCCCCAACGGGGCAGGCAAGAGCTCGATGCTGAACGTGATGAATGGCGTCTACCATCCGCAGAAGGGCAACATCCTCTTCCGTGGTGAGCCACGGCAGAAGATGGATCCGCACACCGCTGCGGCGCAGGGCATTGCCCGCACCTTCCAGAACATCGCGCTGTTCAAGGGCATGAGTGTGCTCGACAACATCATGACCGGGCGCAATCTGAAGATGAAGTGCAACCTGCTCGAGCATGCGCTGTTCTGGGGTCGGGCCCAGCGTGAGGAGATCGAGCACCGCAGGAAGGTCGAGGAAGTCATCGACTTCCTCGAAATCCAGAGCATCCGCAAAACGCCGGTTGGGCGCCTCCCCTATGGCCTGCAGAAGCGGGTCGAGCTGGGCCGCGCACTGGCAGCCGAGCCCACGCTGCTGTTGCTCGATGAGCCGATGGCCGGCATGAACGTCGAGGAAAAGCAGGACATGTGCCGCTTCATTCTCGACGTCAATGATCAGTTCGGCACCACCATTGTGCTGATCGAGCACGACATGGGCGTGGTGATGGACATCTCCGACCGCGTCGTGGTGCTCGATTACGGCAAGAAGATTGGCGATGGCCCTCCGGACGAAGTCAAGAACAACGCGGATGTGATCGCGGCCTACCTCGGCACCTCGCACTGA
- a CDS encoding helix-turn-helix domain-containing protein has translation MASRYDNAAQQRILRAVVVLAGNEFMGIAPGELAKALGESPSTATRDLHNMKEAGFAEQIQETGRWRLGPKVVQISYAFSTELARAESRLAEVKNRYTREP, from the coding sequence ATGGCATCGCGCTACGACAACGCAGCACAGCAGCGCATCTTGCGCGCCGTGGTGGTGCTGGCCGGCAACGAGTTCATGGGCATCGCCCCCGGCGAACTCGCCAAGGCCCTGGGCGAATCGCCGAGCACTGCAACCCGCGACCTGCACAACATGAAAGAGGCCGGGTTTGCAGAGCAGATCCAGGAGACCGGGCGCTGGAGGCTGGGGCCGAAAGTGGTTCAGATCTCCTACGCATTCTCAACCGAACTGGCCCGCGCTGAATCGCGCCTGGCTGAAGTCAAAAACCGCTACACGAGGGAGCCGTAA